Proteins co-encoded in one Centroberyx gerrardi isolate f3 chromosome 18, fCenGer3.hap1.cur.20231027, whole genome shotgun sequence genomic window:
- the drc1 gene encoding dynein regulatory complex protein 1: MSEAGVDPGEAPGPSVESEHPEERIAARRLGIAARNEAKKRQEQGEDSCEEEVKEEARESQLQLEQSERRMINLQSDGMELITNIQTAADAKESMRRTELEEAQRVRVERLENEAKSSLEKFEAITSGWTVAKPKVIAQELQETVNSQQQLCALLLQDKNKLISDLQQELKTRDDRYVKDLKKQAEEVDLMIERMESQIKTLMKAYREELGQIENAYEHERKVLLTGNGTKWEQYMQERQDKEMENLTQRMKKVEEYEAILHKLWVDSAEEYNITKCKLDMEFQILQCYLQQIKATYLLNEEKLNYNRQLLTKKEEESIIIKSQQKKKITRLQDLLNNLKIRCANQEKQSREEGQNLSEDYQRAMPQYKHIQQKMRHFAAVDAKKFEEVWLMNEAEGKQLAERVLDIDRLIHEQQLGVAWERPRMAFMELSGPIQPQKQARRTALQAASQLIRTGQAAQAGLGMSDASVGPESDTKISTESATVEVYREGTAVQSEVEREESAAEEKGKVSMKTLKVLELLCDEAGFLIESKLLKLLSPLEEDEQSLMKLDSIFSALGIESEDDVHKLADFILKYTHQQREQAEDVFAELGESSEKAEEGETSTAACLTSDLIHPNDVLAALKAFTAQCRRSRESSAPHLPSFLDLEGRDDSEDAAYWESMANVIPDAKLKLWDALQNGLEKYDDVLTERSELITETEGLQQQNAELRFLLQQSLNSKVSAELEIPPTQVMQLAPKRLEYSEGL; encoded by the exons ATGAGTGAAGCCGGTGTGGATCCAGGAGAAGCACCTGGACCCTCTGTGGAGTCTGAACATCCAGAGGAGAGAATTGCTGCTCGCCGCCTCGGTATTGCTGCACGAAATGAAGCCAAGAAAAG ACAAGAGCAGGGAGAGGACTCCTGTGAGGAGGAGGTCAAGGAGGAggcgagggaaagccagcttcAGCTGGAGCAAAGTGAAAGG AGAATGATCAACCTGCAGAGTGATGGGATGGAGTTAATAACCAACATCCAGACTGCAGCCGATGCCAAAGAGTCCATGCGAAGGACAGAATTGGAGGAGGCTCAGAGAGTCAG AGTGGAGAGACTAGAGAACGAGGCCAAGTCCAGCCTGGAGAAATTTGAGGCGATCACCAGCGGGTGGACGGTGGCTAAGCCGAAGGTGATTGCTCAGGAGCTGCAAGAGACTGTGaacagccagcagcagctgtgtgctCTGCTCCTACAGGACAAGAACAAACTCATCAGTGACCTACAGCAG GAGCTGAAAACTAGAGACGACCGCTACGTTAAGGACTTGAAGAAGCAGGCGGAGGAGGTAGACCTGATGATTGAGAGGATGGAGAGTCAGATCaaaaccctgatgaaggcctaCAGGGAGGAGCTGGGCCAGATTGAG AATGCTTATGAGCATGAACGTAAAGTCTTACTGACAGGAAACGGGACGAAATGGGAGCAGTACATGCAGGAGCGTCAGGACAAAGAG ATGGAGAACCTGACACAGAGGATGAAGAAGGTGGAGGAGTACGAGGCGATTCTCCATAAGCTGTGGGTGGATAGTGCTGAGGAGTACAACATCACCAAGTGCAAACTGGACATGGAGTTTCAG ATCCTGCAGTGCTATCTGCAGCAGATTAAGGCCACCTACCTGCTGAATGAGGAGAAACTGAACTACAACCGCCAACTGCTGacgaagaaagaagaggagagcatCATCATCAAGTcccagcagaagaagaagatcaccag ACTGCAGGATTTGCTGAACAACCTGAAGATCAGGTGTGCCAACCAGGAGAAACAGTCCAGGGAGGAGGGCCAGAATCTGTCTGAGGACTACCAACGCGCCATGCCGCAATATAAGCACATACAGCAGAAGATGAG GCACTTTGCGGCCGTTGATGCTAAGAAGTTCGAGGAGGTGTGGCTGATGAATGAGGCGGAGGGGAAGCAGCTGGCGGAGAGGGTGCTGGACATCGACCGGCTGATCCACGAGCAGCAGCTGGGTGTAGCCTGGGAGCGGCCGCGTATGGCCTTCATGGAGCTCTCCGGTCCCATCCAGCCTCAGAAACAGGCCCGGAGGACCGCCCTCCAGGCCGCCTCCCAGCTGATCCGAACCGGGCAGGCCGCCCAAGCCGGCCTGGGGATGAGCGATGCCTCCGTCGGGCCTGAGTCGGACACCAAGATCAGTACCGAGAGCGCAACTGTGGAGGTGTACAGGGAGGGGACGGCGGTGCAGAgcgaggtggagagggaggagagtgcagcagaggagaaagggaaggtgTCGATGAAGACGTTGAAAGtgctggagctgctgtgtgATGAGGCG gGCTTCCTGATAGAGAGTAAACTCCTGAAGCTGCTGTCTCCCCTGGAGGAGGATGAACAGTCTCTCATGAAGCTGGACTCCATCTTTTCT GCTTTGGGCATTGAGAGTGAAGATGATGTGCACAAGTTGGCTGATTTCATCTTAAAGTACACacaccagcagagagagcaggctgAG GATGTTTTTGCCGAGTTGGGTGAATCCAGTGAGaaggcagaggaaggagagaccaGCACTGCCGCTTGCCTCACCTCTGACCTCATCCATCCTAATGATGTCCTGGCTGCTCTGAAAGCCTTCACCGCCCAGTGCAGGAGATCCAG GGAGAGCTCAGCCCCCCATCTGCCCAGTTTTCTGGATCTAGAGGGCCGGGATGACTCTGAGGACGCAGCCTACTGGGAGAGTATGGCCAATGTTATCCCCGACGCAAAACTCAAGCTCTGGGACGCACTGCAGAATGGACTAGAGAAATACGa TGATGTCCTGACAGAGAGATCTGAGCTCATCACTGAGACGGAGggtctgcagcagcagaacgCAGAGCTACGGTTTCTGCTTCAACAGTCTCTCAACTcaaag GTCAGTGCAGAGCTGGAGATCCCGCCCACCCAAGTGATGCAGCTCGCTCCTAAGCGACTGGAATATTCAGAAGGACTGTAA